The genomic stretch TTCGCGTGGAATGACGCCAAGTTCCGCCTGTGCTTCACAGGCCAGGATTTCGATTTCCAACCAGATGGAGTACTTGTTCTGATCCGACCAGATCGCCCCCATATCGGGGCGGGTATAACGTTCAATCATTGGTCTTGGCGATGTTCGTGGTGGCAATGATCCGGCAAATTACGAAACCTCGTCATCGTCCGAACAACAGGGCAGTTAAGGTAACAAGGCTCCCTTCGTGAAACCAGTTGTTCCGATTCGTCCCATCTTTGGTGTGTACTGCTTCGATCGCTGTGTCTACGAGGGCTGTGGGGATGAAGGGCAAGGGGACTACCGTTGTGACGGCATATGTGCTGTGCTGGTTGGCTGGATGGGCTGCGGGGCTTGCCGCAACGCTCGCACCGAGCTATCTGCAGGCCATCGCACAGACGTTTTTCGATACATCGTCGACCGAGGCTTCGGGTAACGTCGGTGCCTGGCTCCAGACAGCGTTCCTGGGCGGACAGATCATCGGTGGGGTGTTGCTCGGCTTCACGGCCGATCGTATCAACCGCTTCGTGACGATGGCGATCGCCGTGCTCTTCTGTATCGGGGCGCTCTTCCTTATGACGCTGATGCCGACGCTGGAACTCGCGGCGCTCATGCGCATGTTCTCCGGTATGGGAGCGGGCGGCTGTCTGGTCCTCGGTGCCACGATCGGTCGTGAAATCATTCCAGCGAAACGTCAGCCGCTGCTCATGGGCGTCATGGCGAACTCGTATGCCGTGGGTATCGTCTGCATGGGAGCCATGCGCTCGATGATTCCCGACTGGCAGACCGCAGCGACGTTGTCGTCCGTATGCCTGGTCATCGTTCCGCTTCTCATCCTGATGAGGCATCGCCAGAAGACCATCGCCGATGGTCATGGGCATACGGATATGGACGATCATGCATCGACGGAATTCCCGTGGTCTCCGGCGCTGCAGGGCATGGTACTTTTCGGCTGCATGCTCATAGGGCTCTGGACGGTCTTCACGTGGCTTCCTGCATGGGCACAACAAGTACATGGGGCGAAAGAGGGACTGTCCGGTATCGCAGGCACGACGACGATGAGTCTCGGTATGGGCGGCATCATCGGCAGCCTGTTCACGGGCGTCGTAGCCAAACGCTTCCATCCGCTCGCCATCATGATTTCCTGTAATGCGGTATGCGTCGTCATGGTCATCGTCTCGACGATGACAGGAACCCCTTCCGCGACGATGTTCCCTCTGATCTCGCTGTTCTTCGCATTGGCCTTCGGTGTGAGCCAGGGTGTGTTGACCTACTACATTCCTACGCTGTTCCCGCGACGCTGGCGCGGAACGGGTGTAGGAATGAGCTTCAATGCCGGTCGGTTATTGACGATGATCGCGCTCTTCGTAGGCGGTACCTTCCTCATATCCGTCGGTGGATTCAGGAATGCTCTCCAGTTCGGACTTCTTCCGTTCGGTGCAGGTCTCGTCAGCGCCTTTTTCATCCTGCATCGTCAAGGTGCCACATCGGTCGAGCTGGGCAGGCAGGGTGCGTCGTAGGAGTTTGTCCTGCAGGGAACTTCAGCAACGAGTGGATATTCGCAGTCTTTTCAACACAACAGTGACACATGCCACATATTACCGTTGATTCGTCGGTGGTCGGTATCAGAGGATTGTTCCAGTTCCGACCCGAAACCGCGGCACCGATGCTTCGGCTCGCCCAGGCTCTTCTGCACGGGGAAAGCCCTCTTACCAAAGGGGAACGTGAACTGATCGCGACCTTCGTATCGCACGGCAATCGCTGCGTCTTCTGCACGATGAGCCATGCAGCTGCCGCACGCCATCACTGGGGCGAACAGGCCAGCATCGTCGACGACGTCGTCTACAATGGTGTCTACGATGGTCTTTCTCCGAAGATGAAAGCCCTCTTGCCCATCGCGGAAAAGGTTCGTAAGGGTGGTCGTATCGTGACGGACGACGACATCGCGACGGCCAGAGCCATGGGAGCCGTCGACAGGGACATCCATGATACGGTGCTGATCGCAGCGGCGTTCAGCATGTTCAACAGATACGTCGATGGTCTCGGTGCGATCACGCCGACAGATCCCGCTGACTATGTCGAGATGGGACGTCGGATGGCCGTCGAAGGATATGTACGGGAAGCATGATGCCACACATTACCTTCAACACGGACTTTCCCGGTATCACCGGACCTCTCGAATACCGTCTCGATACGGGCGAACCGATTCGCGATCTCACCCAGCGATTGATGCGGGGACCGTCCGATCTGACGGTCGGTGAGCGTGAATTCGTCTCTTCCGTCGTTTCCCACAGGAACGACTGCCAGTTCTGCTCTACGGCACATACGACGGTAACGCGGCGCTACGACGACGTGCAGCCGTTCATCGATCATGTACTCAAGGATGCCAGCCTTCACGTCACCCGGCCGCCTGCTCGACTGGAGGCTCTGCGTGACCTGGGTACGGCCGTCACGACCTTCGACCGCGAGGCGATCGAACGCTCGGTCCAGGCGCTGAAGGAACTGGATATGTCCGACGAAGGCATTCATGATGCCGTCCTCGTATCGGCATTGTTCTGCATGTACAATCGATATGTCGATGGGCTGGCGACGGTCATGCCCCCGTCCATGGAGTATTTCGAAACACTGGCCGACCGACTGACGACGAACGGTTACGTCCGGCCGAAGGGAACGACCGATGGCA from Candidatus Kapaibacterium thiocyanatum encodes the following:
- a CDS encoding carboxymuconolactone decarboxylase, with the translated sequence MPHITVDSSVVGIRGLFQFRPETAAPMLRLAQALLHGESPLTKGERELIATFVSHGNRCVFCTMSHAAAARHHWGEQASIVDDVVYNGVYDGLSPKMKALLPIAEKVRKGGRIVTDDDIATARAMGAVDRDIHDTVLIAAAFSMFNRYVDGLGAITPTDPADYVEMGRRMAVEGYVREA